A single window of Pseudomonas benzenivorans DNA harbors:
- the pepN gene encoding aminopeptidase N has translation MRTEQPKMIYLKDYQAPDYLIDETHLTFELFEDHSLVHAQLVMRRNPAAGTGLPPLVLDGQQLELLSLSMDGAELGAADYQLSDSQLRLQPKAASFVIDSSVRIHPESNTALEGLYKSGSMFCTQCEAEGFRKITYYLDRPDVMSKFTTTVSAEQHRYPVLLSNGNPIASGPEEGDRHWVTWQDPFMKPAYLFALVAGDLWCVEDSFTTMSQREVALRIYVEPENIDKCQHAMDSLKKSMRWDEEVYGREYDLDIFMIVAVNDFNMGAMENKGLNIFNSSCVLAKAETATDAAHQRVEAVVAHEYFHNWSGNRVTCRDWFQLSLKEGFTVFRDAEFSADMNSRTVKRIEDVAYLRTHQFAEDAGPMAHPVRPDAFIEISNFYTLTVYEKGSEVVRMIHTLLGAEGFRKGSDLYFERHDGQAVTCDDFIKAMEDANGVDLSQFKRWYSQGGTPRLSVSESYDAQARTYSLSFKQSCPPTPGQKDKQPFVIPVALGLLDGQGGEMPLRLAGEAAAGGTSRVVAIDQAEQVLTFLDVAEKPLPSLLRGFSAPVKLGFPYSRDQLMFLMQHDSDGFNRWEAGQQLAVQVLQELIAQHQRGEALVMDPRLTAALRTVLEDEQLDQAMVAEMLSLPGEGYLTEISVVADVDAIHGAREFARRQLAEALFEPLWQRYQANREVSRSSPYVAEAEHFARRSLQNIALSYLMLGDQPQVLAACLEQFEVCDNMTERLAALAVLVNSPFEEEKAKALASFADFFKDNPLVMDQWFSVQAASSLPGALERVQQLMQHPAFTLKNPNKVRALIGAFAGQNPVGFHQADGSGYRFLADQVITLNALNPQIASRLLSPLTRWGKYDSARQGLMKAELERILASGELSSDVFEVVSKSLA, from the coding sequence GGTGCCGCCGACTATCAGCTGAGCGACAGCCAGCTGCGCCTGCAGCCCAAGGCGGCCAGCTTTGTCATCGACAGCAGCGTGCGCATCCATCCTGAGAGCAACACCGCGCTGGAGGGGCTGTACAAGTCCGGCAGCATGTTCTGCACCCAGTGCGAGGCCGAGGGCTTCCGCAAGATCACCTATTACCTCGACCGCCCGGACGTGATGAGCAAGTTCACCACCACGGTCAGCGCCGAGCAGCATCGCTATCCGGTGCTGCTGTCCAACGGCAACCCGATCGCCAGCGGCCCGGAGGAGGGCGACCGGCATTGGGTGACCTGGCAGGACCCCTTCATGAAGCCGGCCTACCTGTTCGCCCTGGTGGCCGGCGACCTGTGGTGCGTGGAGGACAGCTTCACCACCATGAGCCAGCGCGAGGTGGCGCTGCGCATCTACGTCGAGCCGGAAAACATCGACAAGTGCCAGCACGCCATGGACAGCCTGAAGAAGTCGATGCGCTGGGACGAGGAAGTCTACGGTCGCGAGTACGACCTGGACATCTTCATGATCGTCGCGGTCAACGACTTCAATATGGGCGCCATGGAGAACAAGGGCCTCAACATCTTCAACTCCAGCTGCGTGCTGGCCAAGGCCGAGACCGCCACCGATGCCGCCCACCAGCGGGTCGAAGCGGTGGTGGCCCACGAGTACTTCCACAACTGGTCGGGCAACCGGGTGACCTGCCGCGACTGGTTCCAGCTGTCGCTCAAGGAAGGCTTCACGGTGTTCCGCGACGCCGAGTTCTCCGCCGACATGAACTCGCGCACGGTCAAGCGCATCGAGGACGTGGCCTACCTGCGCACCCACCAGTTCGCCGAGGACGCCGGCCCCATGGCCCACCCGGTGCGCCCCGACGCCTTCATCGAGATCTCCAACTTCTACACCCTGACGGTCTACGAGAAGGGCTCGGAAGTGGTGCGCATGATCCACACCCTGCTGGGGGCCGAGGGCTTCCGCAAGGGCAGCGACCTGTACTTCGAGCGCCACGACGGCCAGGCGGTGACCTGCGACGACTTCATCAAGGCCATGGAGGACGCCAACGGCGTCGACCTGAGCCAGTTCAAGCGCTGGTACAGCCAGGGCGGTACGCCGCGCCTGAGCGTCAGCGAAAGTTACGATGCCCAGGCCCGGACCTACAGCCTGAGCTTCAAGCAGAGCTGTCCGCCCACGCCGGGGCAGAAGGACAAGCAACCCTTCGTGATTCCCGTGGCCCTCGGCCTGCTGGATGGCCAGGGTGGCGAGATGCCGCTGCGCCTGGCCGGCGAGGCCGCCGCCGGCGGCACCTCGCGGGTCGTCGCGATCGACCAGGCCGAGCAGGTGCTGACCTTCCTCGATGTCGCCGAGAAGCCGCTGCCGTCGCTGCTGCGTGGGTTCAGCGCGCCGGTCAAGCTGGGCTTCCCCTATAGCCGCGATCAGCTGATGTTCCTGATGCAGCACGACAGCGACGGTTTCAACCGCTGGGAGGCCGGCCAGCAGCTGGCGGTGCAGGTGCTGCAGGAGCTGATCGCTCAGCACCAGCGCGGCGAGGCGCTGGTCATGGACCCGCGTCTGACCGCCGCCCTGCGCACGGTGCTGGAAGATGAACAGCTGGATCAGGCGATGGTCGCCGAAATGCTTTCCCTGCCCGGGGAGGGCTACCTCACCGAGATCAGCGTGGTGGCCGATGTCGACGCCATCCATGGTGCCCGCGAGTTCGCCCGCCGGCAGCTCGCCGAGGCCCTGTTCGAGCCGCTGTGGCAGCGCTATCAGGCCAATCGCGAAGTGTCCCGCAGCAGCCCCTACGTCGCCGAGGCCGAGCACTTCGCTCGCCGCAGCCTGCAGAACATCGCCCTGTCCTACCTGATGCTGGGCGACCAGCCGCAGGTGCTGGCCGCCTGCCTGGAGCAGTTCGAGGTGTGCGACAACATGACCGAGCGCCTTGCGGCTCTGGCGGTGCTGGTCAATTCGCCGTTCGAGGAGGAGAAGGCCAAGGCCCTGGCCAGCTTCGCCGACTTCTTCAAGGACAACCCGCTGGTCATGGATCAGTGGTTCAGCGTGCAGGCCGCCAGCAGCCTGCCGGGCGCGCTGGAGCGGGTGCAGCAGTTGATGCAGCACCCGGCGTTCACCCTGAAGAACCCGAACAAGGTGCGCGCCCTGATCGGCGCCTTCGCCGGGCAGAACCCGGTGGGCTTCCACCAGGCCGACGGCAGCGGCTACCGCTTCCTCGCCGATCAGGTGATCACCCTCAACGCCCTCAACCCGCAGATCGCCTCCCGTCTGCTCTCCCCGCTGACCCGCTGGGGCAAGTACGACAGTGCCCGCCAGGGACTGATGAAGGCGGAGCTGGAGCGCATCCTGGCGTCAGGCGAGCTGTCCAGCGATGTCTTCGAGGTGGTCAGCAAGAGCCTCGCCTGA
- a CDS encoding WD40/YVTN/BNR-like repeat-containing protein: MSEPVMRRTQVGHPARLPRTPAFRVHSPLARALSLCSVLSVLTFAAMPLQAHAADAAVRYSIESPKAAQRLLLDVVSAGKRLVAVGDRGHILYSDDNAASWTQAKVPTRQLLTAVFFVDDQHGWAVGHDAQILASSDGGATWVKQFEDREREAPLLDVWFQDRNNGFAVGAYGALLQTQDGGANWEDVSERMDNEDGYHLNAIVAVKDAGLFIVGELGAMFRSRDWGQSWETLQGPYEGSLFGALGTGEADGLLVYGLRGHLFHSADFGDNWQQIVVDTPNNGALEFGLADGGLLADGSIVVVGHGGTVLKSTDNGRHFSLTNRPDRLSLAGVTALDNGNLILVGQGGVHAATPTGAELGQQK, translated from the coding sequence ATGAGTGAGCCCGTCATGCGGCGCACCCAGGTCGGTCATCCTGCGCGACTGCCGCGTACACCGGCGTTCCGCGTCCACTCGCCGCTGGCTAGAGCGCTCTCGCTGTGCAGTGTGCTGTCCGTGCTGACTTTTGCTGCCATGCCCCTTCAGGCGCACGCCGCCGATGCCGCCGTCCGCTATTCCATCGAGTCGCCCAAGGCGGCGCAGCGTCTGCTGCTGGATGTGGTCAGCGCCGGCAAGCGCCTGGTCGCGGTAGGTGATCGCGGCCACATCCTCTACTCCGATGACAACGCAGCCAGCTGGACCCAGGCCAAGGTGCCGACCCGGCAGCTGCTCACCGCAGTGTTCTTCGTCGATGACCAGCATGGCTGGGCGGTCGGCCACGACGCGCAGATCCTCGCCAGCAGCGACGGCGGCGCGACCTGGGTCAAGCAGTTCGAGGACCGCGAGCGCGAAGCGCCGCTGCTCGACGTCTGGTTCCAGGACCGCAACAACGGCTTCGCCGTCGGCGCCTACGGTGCCCTGCTGCAGACCCAGGATGGCGGCGCCAACTGGGAAGACGTCAGCGAGCGCATGGATAACGAAGACGGCTACCACCTCAACGCCATCGTTGCGGTCAAGGACGCCGGCCTGTTCATCGTCGGCGAGCTGGGCGCCATGTTCCGCTCGCGCGACTGGGGGCAGAGCTGGGAGACCCTGCAGGGCCCCTACGAGGGCTCGCTGTTCGGTGCCCTCGGCACCGGCGAGGCGGATGGCCTGCTGGTCTATGGCCTGCGCGGTCACCTGTTCCACTCCGCGGATTTCGGCGACAACTGGCAGCAGATCGTCGTCGATACCCCGAACAACGGTGCGCTGGAGTTCGGCCTGGCCGACGGCGGCCTGCTGGCCGATGGCTCGATCGTGGTGGTCGGGCATGGCGGTACGGTGCTCAAGAGCACCGACAACGGCCGCCACTTCAGCCTGACCAACCGTCCCGACCGCCTTTCGCTGGCCGGGGTCACTGCACTGGATAACGGCAATCTGATTCTGGTAGGGCAGGGCGGCGTCCATGCCGCCACGCCGACTGGCGCCGAACTGGGCCAACAAAAATAA
- a CDS encoding DUF1329 domain-containing protein, whose product MLQKHSLMGAVIALALVTGHAMAAVSSQEAAKLGASLTPFGAEKAGNAAGTIPEWTGGITETPAGYSKPGQHHVDPFPGDKPLFTITKSNLEQYKDNLTPGQIALFNAYPSSYQMPVYQTRRSASAPQWVYDNSIRNASTAQLQDGGNGFSDAYGGIPFPIPQSGVEVLWNHIARYRGNYIVRSASEVAVQRNGSYALVTSQQEALFKFYDPKGSYAKLDNTLFFYQSFTKSPARLAGGAVLVHETLDQVKQARQAWGYNAGQRRVRRAPNLAYDTPIAAADGLRTADDTDMFNGAPDRFDWKLVGKKEIYIPYNNYKATSPEVKYEDLLQVGHLNPAFTRNELHRVWVVEGTLKAGARHIYSKRTLYLDEDSWQAAVVDQYDGRGELWRVSVAYLKNYYDLPTTWSALDVFHDLQARRYHVQNLDNEEAKTIDFSQEVPSDSYFKPAALRRRGIR is encoded by the coding sequence ATGCTGCAAAAGCACAGCTTGATGGGGGCAGTCATTGCCCTGGCACTGGTTACCGGTCACGCGATGGCCGCGGTTTCGTCGCAGGAAGCCGCCAAGCTGGGCGCCAGCCTGACGCCTTTTGGCGCCGAGAAGGCCGGCAACGCCGCCGGAACCATTCCCGAGTGGACGGGCGGGATCACCGAGACGCCGGCCGGCTACAGCAAGCCGGGTCAGCACCATGTCGATCCATTCCCCGGCGATAAACCGCTGTTCACCATCACCAAGAGCAACCTGGAGCAGTACAAGGACAACCTGACCCCGGGTCAGATCGCCCTGTTCAACGCCTACCCCAGCAGCTACCAGATGCCGGTGTACCAGACCCGTCGCTCCGCATCGGCGCCGCAATGGGTCTATGACAACAGCATCAGGAACGCCAGCACCGCCCAGTTGCAGGATGGTGGAAACGGCTTCTCCGACGCCTACGGCGGTATCCCCTTTCCGATTCCGCAGAGCGGCGTCGAAGTGTTGTGGAACCACATCGCTCGCTACCGTGGCAACTACATCGTGCGCAGCGCTTCGGAAGTGGCGGTGCAGCGCAACGGCAGCTACGCCCTGGTGACCTCGCAGCAGGAGGCGCTGTTCAAGTTCTATGATCCCAAGGGCTCCTACGCCAAGCTGGATAACACCCTGTTCTTCTACCAGTCCTTCACCAAGAGCCCGGCGCGCCTGGCCGGCGGTGCGGTGCTGGTGCACGAGACCCTGGATCAGGTCAAACAGGCGCGCCAGGCCTGGGGCTACAACGCCGGTCAGCGCCGCGTGCGGCGTGCGCCCAACCTGGCCTACGACACTCCGATTGCCGCGGCGGACGGGTTGCGCACGGCCGATGACACCGACATGTTCAACGGCGCCCCGGACCGCTTCGACTGGAAGCTGGTGGGCAAGAAGGAAATCTACATTCCCTACAACAACTACAAAGCCACCAGTCCTGAGGTCAAGTACGAGGACTTGCTGCAGGTCGGTCACCTGAATCCGGCGTTCACCCGCAATGAGCTGCATCGGGTGTGGGTCGTCGAGGGCACGCTGAAGGCCGGCGCCCGGCACATTTACTCCAAGCGCACCCTGTACCTCGACGAGGACAGCTGGCAGGCCGCGGTCGTGGACCAATACGACGGTCGCGGCGAGCTGTGGCGGGTATCGGTGGCCTACCTGAAGAACTACTACGATCTGCCAACCACCTGGTCGGCGCTGGACGTGTTCCATGACCTGCAGGCGCGTCGCTACCACGTGCAGAACCTCGACAACGAAGAGGCCAAGACCATCGATTTCAGCCAGGAGGTGCCGTCCGACAGCTATTTCAAGCCGGCAGCCCTGCGGCGTCGGGGTATTCGTTGA